A window of Sulfurimonas gotlandica GD1 contains these coding sequences:
- the rsmH gene encoding 16S rRNA (cytosine(1402)-N(4))-methyltransferase RsmH: MQNIPHIPVLYREVVDTFKDIKNGIIIDCTMGYGGHSSMILESNPNIELIAIDQDQTAIDFSTKRLEEFGDRVSIRKGRFSSVIKDIIAEYGVDKIRGVLADIGVSSLQLDQKDRGFSYESENLDMRMDKDAPLSAKNVVNEYSNSELENILLEYGELRNYKKIASAIVNSRPFTSAKELSERTKHLMPHGKKIHPATLLMQAIRIEVNDELGELKSLLQSIEDSQFTDATVAVISFHSLEDRIVKQTYTKWTKNCICPDEAMRCTCSRDNSLGRILSKKPITAQDDELKENPRSRSAKMRVFHYER, translated from the coding sequence TTGCAAAATATCCCACATATTCCTGTTCTATACCGCGAAGTAGTAGATACTTTTAAAGATATAAAAAACGGAATTATTATTGACTGTACAATGGGATATGGAGGTCACTCTTCTATGATACTAGAATCAAATCCAAATATTGAACTAATTGCAATTGATCAAGACCAAACTGCAATAGACTTTTCTACAAAACGCTTAGAAGAGTTTGGAGATAGGGTAAGCATCAGAAAAGGTCGTTTCTCATCTGTCATAAAAGATATAATTGCTGAATATGGAGTTGATAAAATAAGAGGTGTTTTGGCAGATATAGGTGTATCCTCACTTCAGCTTGACCAAAAAGATAGAGGTTTCTCATACGAGAGTGAGAATCTGGATATGAGAATGGATAAAGACGCACCACTTAGTGCAAAGAATGTTGTAAATGAGTACTCTAACTCTGAGCTTGAAAATATTTTACTGGAGTACGGCGAGCTTAGAAACTACAAAAAGATAGCATCTGCCATAGTAAACTCTCGGCCATTTACATCTGCAAAAGAGTTAAGTGAAAGAACTAAGCATCTGATGCCTCACGGAAAAAAGATTCATCCTGCAACACTTTTGATGCAGGCTATTCGCATAGAAGTAAATGATGAGCTTGGAGAGTTAAAGTCACTTCTTCAAAGTATTGAAGATTCACAGTTCACAGATGCAACGGTTGCTGTCATTTCTTTTCATTCGCTAGAAGACAGAATAGTAAAACAGACTTACACTAAGTGGACTAAAAACTGTATCTGCCCAGATGAAGCCATGAGGTGCACATGTTCTAGAGATAATTCTTTGGGTCGTATTTTGAGTAAAAAGCCAATAACTGCGCAAGATGATGAGTTAAAAGAAAACCCAAGAAGTAGAAGTGCAAAAATGAGAGTGTTCCACTATGAGCGATAA
- a CDS encoding response regulator → MKIIFLLSLIYTFILANQTQIVLGTFTTESIANETQNDVNKIINKDTKFQNFIDMNSLKTVSKKHGKYFIVTIEPFNDIVTTHSVLNRIKKTKYKDAYILKIFSQKTLKKEKTETIIIPEPEIIDDPLLMPEPDIKSIKVASLTQKSDINAEKEKKKDIVIKEKVSKRPTKELNVLETYFNEIIAAIAILILIVVYFMIKKSQQKQKDDFEDSTPVLNKKEVKKEVVKEVSVVEAAQEPEPIVMQEIVEAINFKALSGEEEGSFGVEESITQVQEIKITPKPKRTKRDVPPHSKITKENFKEFAGQKILVAEDNIINQKVISGLLADSGIEVTIADDGQFLLEILEKDSDFNFILMDAHMPRVDGFEATRRIRKNPNYDHIIIIALSGDTAPDDVRKMSEAGMEEHLEKPLKIEAMYNILYAYNDSTQIIPDEFVEIVITKELDTDKGLNICGDDVEFYHEILNEFVSTYSESPAKLQEFINHNEMQKADRYLLDLSGITANIGANNISKIASGLKEAIVNHEDKKYIELIKEYTKSLYDLLEDIKKYKNRE, encoded by the coding sequence ATGAAAATAATCTTTTTACTATCTTTAATATACACTTTTATTTTAGCAAACCAGACTCAGATTGTTTTAGGTACTTTTACAACTGAATCAATTGCTAATGAAACACAAAACGACGTAAATAAGATTATAAACAAAGATACAAAATTTCAAAATTTCATAGATATGAACTCACTTAAAACTGTTTCTAAAAAACATGGAAAATATTTTATAGTAACTATAGAGCCATTTAACGATATCGTAACTACTCATTCTGTATTAAATAGAATCAAAAAAACTAAATACAAAGATGCTTATATACTAAAAATTTTTTCTCAAAAAACTCTTAAAAAAGAGAAAACAGAAACTATAATTATTCCTGAACCAGAGATAATTGATGATCCACTTTTAATGCCAGAACCTGACATAAAAAGCATAAAAGTAGCATCATTGACACAAAAAAGTGATATAAATGCTGAAAAAGAGAAAAAAAAAGATATAGTAATAAAAGAAAAGGTTAGTAAAAGACCAACTAAGGAACTCAATGTGTTAGAAACTTACTTTAATGAAATAATTGCAGCTATTGCGATATTAATTTTAATAGTAGTCTATTTTATGATTAAAAAGTCTCAACAGAAACAAAAAGATGACTTTGAAGACTCAACACCTGTACTCAACAAAAAAGAAGTTAAAAAAGAAGTTGTAAAGGAAGTGTCTGTTGTTGAGGCTGCACAAGAGCCAGAACCTATTGTAATGCAAGAAATAGTAGAAGCAATAAACTTCAAGGCTCTAAGTGGAGAAGAAGAAGGAAGCTTTGGAGTTGAAGAGTCTATAACACAAGTACAAGAGATAAAAATCACTCCTAAACCTAAAAGAACAAAGAGAGATGTACCGCCTCATTCAAAAATAACTAAAGAAAATTTCAAAGAGTTTGCAGGCCAAAAAATACTTGTTGCTGAAGACAATATCATAAACCAAAAAGTAATTTCTGGTCTTTTAGCAGACTCTGGGATAGAAGTAACTATAGCAGATGATGGACAGTTTTTACTAGAAATTTTAGAAAAAGATTCTGACTTTAACTTTATCCTTATGGATGCTCATATGCCTAGAGTTGATGGGTTTGAGGCAACTAGAAGAATAAGAAAAAATCCAAATTATGATCATATAATCATAATAGCGCTAAGCGGTGATACAGCGCCTGACGATGTTAGAAAGATGAGTGAAGCAGGTATGGAAGAGCATCTTGAAAAACCACTTAAAATAGAAGCTATGTATAATATTTTATACGCATACAATGACTCTACGCAAATAATTCCTGATGAGTTTGTTGAGATTGTTATAACCAAAGAATTAGACACAGACAAAGGTCTAAACATCTGTGGTGATGACGTAGAGTTTTATCATGAAATTCTAAATGAATTTGTAAGTACATACTCAGAATCTCCTGCAAAACTCCAAGAATTTATCAACCACAATGAAATGCAAAAAGCAGACCGTTACTTACTTGACCTTAGCGGTATAACTGCGAATATTGGAGCTAACAATATTAGTAAAATAGCTTCAGGTCTAAAAGAAGCTATTGTGAACCATGAAGATAAAAAATATATTGAACTTATTAAAGAGTATACGAAATCTCTTTACGATCTTCTAGAGGATATTAAAAAATATAAAAACAGAGAATAG
- a CDS encoding metal-sulfur cluster assembly factor, whose translation MYSKEELFLAISTVIDPEVGFNLVEMGLIYDAKCDDEGNAHVTMTLSTKACPMHQMILQWVKESVEKMANIKNVEVELVWEPAWNITMADDNVKKALGGA comes from the coding sequence ATGTATTCAAAAGAAGAACTATTTTTAGCAATCTCAACAGTAATAGATCCAGAAGTTGGGTTTAACCTTGTAGAGATGGGGCTTATATATGACGCTAAGTGTGATGATGAAGGCAATGCTCATGTAACTATGACACTGTCAACAAAAGCATGTCCTATGCATCAGATGATACTTCAGTGGGTAAAAGAATCAGTAGAGAAAATGGCAAATATAAAAAATGTTGAAGTAGAGTTAGTTTGGGAGCCAGCGTGGAATATAACGATGGCAGATGATAATGTAAAAAAAGCTCTTGGCGGAGCTTAG